The window TTATTTCCTCTAAACGCACCCATACCATTACAGTTTCGGGATATTTGACGGTTTTAACTGTGAACTTTGGATCGTACAAATTTGGAGCTTCCTCTTACTAACCTGAACGTGTTTTCGTCACTGAATATGACTTTTTTCCATTGTTTAAGTGTCCAATGTCCTTTTACAAATCTAATCTTTTTTTTCTTCATTGCTTCTGTAAGCAAGCGCTTCTTTGCAGCACGTTGACTTGGTAATGCTAGATCTTTCTGAAGCAGATAACGAATCGTTCTTGTTGAAACCATTTCAATTGATAAATCGTCTCTCTTGAAACATTAATATCACGTGCTACGGTAATTACAGAGTCCCCTTTCTCAACTTTCTTCTGTTTAAGTTTCTTTCGATTCATATTTTTCACTTCAATTTGGAATTTAACGACCCCAAACTTTACTAAGTAAATAAAAGAAGTTTAACACTGACTACTCGCACAAAGCCAACTGTGAACAGTACAAAACACGCTGAATAAACTAAAGAAACTAATCGTAAACGGTAAAGCGGTCAGTAAACTACAAGGACAGCCGCGTCGCAAGTACGTTATTCCCTCTCCTCTCAAATGCTAAACAAGCGCAGACAGAACACAtgtaatttttttagaatttagtGATTTATTTGGCAATGTAAAGATTTTTTTGCCTGCACTCTATAAAAGAGTAGAAGTTTTGAGAGAACTCGAAAAAAGAAATACCCAACAGAAAGTAAACATGAACGAAGAAACCAAAAAAAGTTGGAAGACAACAAATGCACTTTTTAttgattaaaacaaaaatatttattttttaccgTATCGTCTATTAACAAAGAATACAATTGTTTTTTCTGGcgttaacaattttaacaaaATCGGGTTTAAGGGAAGCTCCTCCTACCAAGAATCCATCGATGTCTGGTTGGGATGCCAATTCTCTACAATTTTCAGCTGTTACAGATCCTCCGTACTGGATCCTTATATCTGCAAATATTTAGATTTATATTACAAAGATTATTACGTATATATACGTCAACTATGACGTGTTCATATAAGTATCTAGTTGAGTTTGAGAAAGCCTTCGACAAAATACAACACAGAAGGCTTGCAAACATATTACGGATCACAGAAATAGATGATCAGGATGGAGAATTATTACAAATTTATGCTAATATTAGAAAACCATAATATGAGTAGACTAACAAAAGTTTAAAGAGATACCTATAAgaagaggagtacgacaaggatATGTATTAtcccctctactttttaatatgtgcTCACAAAAGATGTTTAAGGACGCACTAAAAGACATCAATGATAATATATCAATTAGCGGAATCCAATACTTCTTGCGAACAGCAAGAAGACCTGCAAATGTTGGTTTATTGCACTGCGCAGTACTGTAAAAGGTGTAGAATGGCTCCGaacacaaaacaaaacaaaaatgattgtcagtaagaacaagattaaagatgAAACAATCTACGTTAAGAGAAAAGCTTTAGAGAAAATACCCAGATACAATTACTTGGGATGCGagctaaatgaacaatgggatcgcAGAATTGAAATAAAAGACGCCTTGAGATAGCCAGAAGCGCTTTCAACAATATGAAAGcagtattatgcaatggaaaactgggaatagaaattagaactagagtattgagatggaGTTGGCTAGGCTGAATCAGTCGATTAAGGAAAAGAAAGCAGAATTGGAGAAGTTGAAAGAGCAATATGAACAGAtgaaaaagaatgaagaagagtgTTCGCGAGAATTGTAGCTCAAAGAACAAAACAACGACTATCAGTACTTGATTAAGGAAAAAGCTAAGCTTGACTTAATCATCAAGGATTTGTCTGAAGAAATATTGGGAGACAATAAATCCAAAGAACGAGCCGAAAACGAGTTGGCTAGGCTGAATCAGTCTTATTTATACATTGATGATTaaatcatgctttagttgaaacaataatgatagtcttttatacaaccgtaggcaattgatgtgtgcgcgtatattccagtgcaaaccggcaacgtggtcCGCTGGTGCGGACCACGCAATGCCTTATCTGCATTGCGTTCTAGCTGTGATTTCTACTAtaacaataatatcaaataatCTTATATCTACCTCTAATTGGCAAGTATTCAATGGAAATAAATATGAAGATAAATTCAAACAAATCGGATCAAGTGCTAAAACAGATCATGTCACATTATCAACCAGAACAATAATAGCGAAAGTCAACAACAACGGTAATACATTCAAACAAACTTAGATCCCAGGACATAGTGGcattaaacaaaatgaatatgTAGATAAACTAGCAAAAATTGGAAGTAGTCTCAAAGTCCCTGctaatataaaactaaattataatggcaTACCTACAAAATTGAAAGCCAGAATCAAAGAAAATCACAATTTCTGGAAAAATTCATTCAATTGAAAGGACAATGGTATGGAGAAATACAACAATCATTCCCAGATACACCATGGTTTAAAAAGTTTTCATATATTGATAGAAGACACTTAACGAACATAATAAGACTGCGAACGGGACATGGTATATATGGAACTCATTTTTCTTCATTATCCAATTAATAAAAGTAATTCATGGGATATAGATAATGCGTTACAAGCTGCAGGAGCGGCTGACACTGCTAACATCAAAGTTATACTACAAAATATTAATCGAAAACAAAtacaagttttaaataaatttttaagcaTGAACaagatgaaaatataaataaaacatatgTTTACAAAGAAACCAACTCAACGTTGTACCTCTTCTGGTTTATTGTAACTCTAGATACCTTTTTAGACTGAGTAATGCTCAGAGAGACACAAATTTAATTTTGTGCTATATATTTTTACTATAATATTCCATTAATATATCTTACAAACAGTATTCCAGATTGCCATGAGCAAGACCAAATGCAATGCAAAGAAGTGTGCTGGCAAATGCACTGGTATGAATGCCAATATAgtgaaaaaagaaagaagaagagcaTTTAGAAACTCAGAACTTGAACAAAAAAATTGTAACTGaagtaaattattgaaaattatcATCTACATACTTTCAGCCACATCACTACTGATACTTTTTTTAATATAGCATCTAATAGCTTTATGGACTTCTTGGGCTTGTTCAGGTGTAGCTGTTTGTCCCGTGCCGATTGCCCAAACTGGTTCATAAGCCAGTACTATATCTGCCCAATCGCCTTTGAATGTACTGGCTATAACACCGAACTGTCTGGTAACCACTTCCTCGGTTTTGCAGCGTTTGCGTTCGTCCAAAGTTTCACCAATACACGCAATTACTTTTAAACCGCACTTATGAGCACAGTCGACCTACAagaaaaaaatctatttaaaaaattatctaaTTTGTTCTAACCTGACGGTTTATTCATATTGATTCCTTATTAAAATCCGTACTGCGCTTTTTCCAACTCCAAATATTTAGCTGATATATTAAATGTGGTTTTAATTCATTTTCACCAACTCTAATTTGTTGGTATTTTTTACCTTTTCAGCCACCAATTCATCGCTTTCCTTGAAAATAATTCTTCTTTCAGAGTGACCCAAAATCACCCATTTGACTCCGATGTCAATGAGCATTCGTGGTGCGATTTCCCCAGTAAATGGTCCTTTTTCTCCTTTGTAGCAGTTCTGGGCAGCAACGTGAATGTGAGCGGGAATATGACATTGTACAAAatctatgaaaaataaaaaaaattgattagaAACACACAACAAACAATAAGACAGACGTAAGTTCTTCTTTTCATGGTTCAATTGAATGAAAAAACATTGATCAAAAGATGTAGAAGAAAATGAAGATATAAATATATACTGTATTCATCTGGATATGTTATTTGTTgataaaaaaacgtaaaaaaataaaaggaacCTAAATAAACAGACGGAACTCCCACAATTACATCAGTACTACAATCACGTGGACATTTATCCAAGAACTTCAAAATTTCCATTATTTCCTTTCTGTTTCCGTTCATTTTCCAATTTCCTCCGACTATAAACTTCCTTGTGACAAAATTAGCTGATGCACTATAGTATCTCCGTGAATTGATTCCAGGAAGCAACTTcaaaatttgacagaaaaatttaATCATGGTGTAATTtgcactaaaaatttaattttgaatattCTTATATATTCAACAGTTTAAAAGTATCACATATTTGGTATTTTGCTTCAAACGAGTCATTGTCAAAGCTTTGACAGGATTTGACTGTTAAGAAAAATAAAGTTTTGATGTACGTCATATTTTGAGTGTGGAATTAAGTTATTATAGTCAAAATGAAAAATGATTGAGTGTAtttgacaaaaatataaatttttgattttacgaTGATTTCAATGTATTTCtagtgtaaaaataaataaatattttatctagATAATGAGAGAAGTTGACATAGATAATGAAGATGTTAGAATTATTAAAAACATATACCAAAATCAAACTGAGAATATGCAAATATATAACCAGTTGACAAATTCCGTATCAATATGTAGTAAAATACctttttgcagaattaggcttttattcacataaaacttgacatTAGAATgacaaaacatttatttaaatattgaaaaCTATGTTGCTAACTAATCCACAGGATATAGTAAATTAACTAGCTGATACCTATCAAAAATTCTCATCCAGCCAAAATTACAGTACCTATTATAATTTCCGACGAATTTAACCATATCAATACGCCTCTTATTTATGGGGAGTTTCAAGAAGCACTTAATAGCATGAAAGATACTTCAGCAGGTCCAGACGACATACCAATACAATTTATTTAGAAACTTCTCATAGAAGCAAAAGAGTTTTTACTCCAAATTTTTAATACTATTTGGTCAAAAATGCCATTGTTATTCCTATTattaaaccaaataaagataaattacaaCAAGAATAATTTTGTCCTATATCATTGACATGTTGTTTATGTAAACTTATGGAAAAAATAGTCAACAAAAGATTAATGTGGAATCTAGAACATAATCATGAACTTCGAACCATCGAACAAGCTGGCTTTAGACCAGGTAGATCTACAAACGACAACATTATAGATCTAGAAAATGCTATTCacaaagcttttaaaaataatcaaaaatgtatggcaatttactttgacataactaaagcatttgatacagtatggAAACATCGTATATTGAATATTCTAAAAAACTGGGATATCAAGGAAATATTTTGGCCTacataaacaatttttaactaaaaGAACATTTCAAGTTCGAGCGAATGGTGCTATATCCTATCTGAGAGAACAATAAAACGGAATCCCACAAGGACCGATTATTAGTCCCACTCCTATTAGCAATAAacgataaaataaaaatcattgcgAAACC is drawn from Diabrotica undecimpunctata isolate CICGRU chromosome 5, icDiaUnde3, whole genome shotgun sequence and contains these coding sequences:
- the LOC140440958 gene encoding triosephosphate isomerase-like isoform X2, with amino-acid sequence MYFDFVQCHIPAHIHVAAQNCYKGEKGPFTGEIAPRMLIDIGVKWVILGHSERRIIFKESDELVAEKVDCAHKCGLKVIACIGETLDERKRCKTEEVVTRQFGVIASTFKGDWADIVLAYEPVWAIGTGQTATPEQAQEVHKAIRCYIKKSISSDVAENIRIQYGGSVTAENCRELASQPDIDGFLVGGASLKPDFVKIVNARKNNCILC
- the LOC140440958 gene encoding triosephosphate isomerase-like isoform X1, translating into MIKFFCQILKLLPGINSRRYYSASANFVTRKFIVGGNWKMNGNRKEIMEILKFLDKCPRDCSTDVIVGVPSVYLDFVQCHIPAHIHVAAQNCYKGEKGPFTGEIAPRMLIDIGVKWVILGHSERRIIFKESDELVAEKVDCAHKCGLKVIACIGETLDERKRCKTEEVVTRQFGVIASTFKGDWADIVLAYEPVWAIGTGQTATPEQAQEVHKAIRCYIKKSISSDVAENIRIQYGGSVTAENCRELASQPDIDGFLVGGASLKPDFVKIVNARKNNCILC